A genomic window from Mesorhizobium sp. 131-2-1 includes:
- the hflC gene encoding protease modulator HflC codes for MANRLPIIAVIAAVILFLIYSSVFVVNARQQALVLRFGEIVDVKTEPGIYFKAPFAFFDADSVQLIENRVLRFDLDNIRVQVSGGKFYEVDAFIAYRISNPRVFRAAVSGSIELAEQRLRTRLDAALRRVYGLRDFEAALSEERAVMMREVRDQLRPDATSLGLEIEDVRIRRTDLTAEVSQQTFDRMKAERLAEAERLRARGNEAAQRIKARADREVVEIVAEAQKESEILRGEGEAQRSATFASAYQRDPAFFEFYRSMNAYGTALDNTGTTMVLSPESEFFRYFRDPNSTETPAKPTAPQPAPATPPTQSGTVQ; via the coding sequence ATGGCCAACCGCCTCCCCATCATCGCCGTCATCGCCGCGGTCATTTTGTTCTTGATCTATTCCTCGGTCTTCGTGGTCAACGCGCGCCAGCAGGCGCTGGTGCTGAGGTTCGGCGAGATCGTCGACGTCAAGACCGAGCCTGGCATTTATTTCAAGGCGCCCTTCGCCTTCTTCGATGCCGACAGCGTGCAACTGATCGAGAACCGCGTGCTGCGTTTCGACCTCGACAACATCCGTGTCCAGGTGTCGGGCGGCAAGTTCTACGAGGTCGATGCCTTCATCGCCTACCGCATTTCCAACCCGCGTGTGTTCCGTGCCGCGGTGTCCGGCAGCATCGAGCTTGCCGAGCAGCGGCTGAGGACGCGTCTCGATGCGGCGCTGCGCCGTGTCTACGGTCTGCGCGACTTCGAGGCCGCGCTCTCCGAGGAACGCGCCGTGATGATGCGCGAGGTGCGCGACCAGCTCAGGCCCGACGCCACCTCGCTCGGCCTCGAGATCGAGGATGTGCGCATTCGCCGGACCGATCTGACGGCCGAGGTTTCGCAGCAGACCTTCGACCGCATGAAGGCCGAGCGTCTCGCCGAGGCCGAGCGGCTGAGGGCCCGCGGCAACGAGGCGGCGCAGCGCATCAAGGCCCGCGCCGACCGCGAAGTGGTCGAGATCGTCGCCGAGGCGCAGAAGGAATCGGAGATCCTGCGCGGTGAGGGCGAAGCCCAGCGCAGCGCGACCTTCGCCTCTGCCTACCAACGCGACCCGGCCTTCTTCGAGTTCTACCGCTCGATGAACGCCTATGGCACGGCGCTGGACAACACTGGGACGACGATGGTGCTGTCGCCGGAATCCGAGTTCTTCCGCTATTTCCGCGACCCGAACAGCACGGAGACACCGGCAAAGCCAACGGCGCCGCAGCCGGCGCCGGCAACGCCGCCGACGCAATCCGGCACCGTCCAGTAG
- the miaA gene encoding tRNA (adenosine(37)-N6)-dimethylallyltransferase MiaA, which yields MSGIETSGQAGEGRVKNAILIAGPTASGKSALALDLAERQGGVIVNTDSMQGYSVLDVLTARPSPADLARAPHCLYGHVHPSVAYSTGAWLRDVTKLIDDGALAAQPVIFVGGTGLYFRALAEGISDMPDIPPSIRDRWRYELKEQGAERLHRILMREDSAVGMQLRPTDGQRIVRALEVLDASGRSIAEWQAARGQPLIDRDSARFLVIEPDRAELVGRIETRFDRMLDKGALEEVKQLMALGLDPDLPAMKAIGVRELQAAMAGEMGFAEAIERAKIATRQYAKRQATWFRHQLGPEWRRLHSVGGAMPAIDLRPLMQS from the coding sequence ATCAGTGGCATCGAGACTTCCGGACAGGCGGGCGAGGGCCGCGTGAAGAACGCGATCCTGATAGCCGGGCCGACCGCCAGCGGCAAGTCGGCGCTTGCGCTGGATCTCGCCGAGCGCCAGGGCGGCGTCATCGTCAACACCGATTCCATGCAGGGCTATTCTGTGCTCGACGTGCTGACGGCGCGGCCGAGCCCGGCCGATCTTGCCCGCGCGCCGCATTGTCTCTACGGCCATGTCCATCCCTCGGTCGCCTATTCCACTGGCGCCTGGCTGCGCGACGTGACGAAGCTGATCGACGACGGGGCGCTCGCCGCACAGCCGGTGATTTTCGTCGGCGGCACCGGGCTCTATTTTCGCGCACTGGCGGAAGGGATTTCGGACATGCCGGACATTCCGCCGTCGATCCGCGACCGCTGGCGCTACGAGCTCAAGGAGCAGGGTGCAGAGAGGCTGCACCGCATCCTGATGCGCGAGGATTCTGCGGTCGGCATGCAGCTCAGGCCGACCGACGGCCAGCGCATCGTGCGGGCGCTGGAAGTGCTCGACGCCTCGGGCCGTTCCATCGCGGAATGGCAGGCGGCGCGCGGCCAGCCGCTGATCGACCGCGACAGCGCGCGTTTCCTGGTGATCGAGCCGGACCGGGCGGAGCTGGTCGGGCGGATCGAGACGCGGTTCGACCGCATGCTCGACAAGGGCGCGCTGGAGGAGGTCAAGCAGCTCATGGCGCTCGGCCTTGATCCCGACCTGCCGGCGATGAAGGCAATCGGCGTGCGCGAGTTGCAGGCGGCGATGGCCGGAGAGATGGGCTTCGCAGAAGCAATTGAGCGCGCCAAGATCGCGACGCGGCAATATGCCAAGCGCCAGGCCACCTGGTTCCGCCATCAACTGGGTCCGGAATGGCGGCGCCTGCATTCAGTCGGCGGCGCGATGCCCGCGATTGATCTCCGGCCGCTAATGCAATCATAA
- a CDS encoding dihydrofolate reductase, producing MDIAIYVAIAENGVIGREGGLPWRLSTDLKRFKADTMGKPIIMGRKTYEGIGRPLPGRLNIVVTRDKAWRAEGVETAHSLGEAVTLAKVRGRCMAGVDEICVVGGGEIYAQALPLADRLYVTHVLASVEGDAHFPPIDPDLWRVARAEDVPAGEKDSHATRYTVYERRRDAN from the coding sequence ATGGACATCGCGATCTACGTAGCCATCGCCGAGAACGGGGTGATTGGGCGCGAAGGCGGCCTGCCGTGGCGGCTTTCCACCGATCTCAAGCGCTTCAAGGCCGACACGATGGGCAAGCCGATCATCATGGGCCGCAAGACCTATGAAGGCATCGGCCGGCCGCTGCCGGGCCGGCTCAACATCGTGGTGACGCGCGACAAAGCCTGGCGGGCCGAAGGCGTCGAAACCGCGCATTCGCTGGGCGAGGCGGTCACGCTCGCCAAGGTGCGCGGGCGCTGCATGGCCGGCGTCGACGAGATCTGCGTGGTCGGCGGCGGCGAGATCTACGCCCAGGCATTGCCGCTGGCCGACCGGCTGTATGTCACCCATGTGCTGGCCAGCGTCGAGGGCGATGCGCATTTTCCGCCGATCGACCCTGACCTGTGGCGCGTCGCCAGAGCCGAGGACGTTCCGGCCGGCGAGAAGGACAGCCACGCGACCCGCTATACGGTCTACGAACGCCGTCGCGACGCAAACTGA
- the serB gene encoding phosphoserine phosphatase SerB yields the protein MPLIATLVSHPEGRAVSATLANMASRSVGASAVRWLAEDIACDLVLPETADAGEAATALRAALASHPVDVIVQPADGRRKKILIADMDSTMIDQECIDELADEIGVKDRVAAITARSMNGEIAFEPALRERVALLKGLDTAVVDHLIENRLTLASGGLALVRTMRANGAWTALVSGGFNVFTSRIAAMLGFEENRANRLIEEHGRFTGLVAEPILGRAAKAEALLEIAARLGLSPADALAVGDGANDLDMIRLAGTGVALHAKPAVAAEAKVRIDHGDLTALLYLQGYRREEFAA from the coding sequence ATGCCACTGATCGCCACGCTTGTGTCCCATCCCGAAGGCCGCGCCGTCTCGGCCACGCTTGCGAATATGGCCTCACGGTCGGTCGGCGCAAGCGCTGTTCGCTGGCTGGCCGAGGACATCGCCTGCGATCTCGTCCTGCCGGAGACGGCCGACGCCGGCGAAGCGGCCACCGCCCTGCGCGCCGCGCTCGCCTCGCACCCGGTCGACGTGATCGTCCAGCCGGCCGACGGCCGGCGCAAGAAGATCCTCATCGCCGACATGGATTCGACGATGATCGACCAGGAATGCATCGACGAACTGGCCGACGAGATCGGCGTCAAGGACCGCGTCGCGGCAATCACCGCGCGCTCGATGAACGGCGAGATCGCCTTCGAGCCGGCCCTGCGCGAGCGCGTCGCTCTGTTGAAAGGCCTCGATACCGCCGTGGTCGACCATCTCATCGAGAACCGGCTGACGCTGGCATCCGGCGGCCTCGCGCTGGTGCGCACCATGCGGGCCAACGGCGCCTGGACCGCGCTTGTGTCCGGCGGCTTCAATGTCTTCACCAGCCGCATCGCCGCCATGCTGGGCTTCGAGGAAAACCGCGCCAACCGCCTGATCGAGGAGCACGGCCGTTTCACCGGGCTGGTCGCTGAGCCGATCCTCGGCCGCGCCGCCAAGGCCGAGGCGCTGCTCGAAATTGCCGCCCGCCTTGGCCTCTCGCCGGCCGATGCGCTTGCCGTTGGCGACGGCGCCAACGATCTCGACATGATCCGCCTTGCCGGCACCGGCGTCGCCCTGCACGCCAAGCCTGCGGTGGCGGCGGAGGCCAAGGTCCGCATCGACCATGGCGACCTGACGGCGCTGCTTTATCTGCAAGGCTACCGCCGCGAGGAATTCGCAGCGTGA
- a CDS encoding DegQ family serine endoprotease, whose product MTPNTLLRVARRTLVAGAAALLVGTLVVPSTVTPTVAADGPASVADLAQGLLGAVVNISTSQTVKGTEGPGAVPMPQLPEGSPFQDFFDDFFKNRGGDKGGGGQKVQSLGSGFVIDAEQGIVVTNNHVIADADDIEVNFSDGVTLKATLVGTDTKTDVAVLKVDPKGHKLTAVKFGDSTKMRVGDWVMAIGNPFGLGGTVTVGIVSARNRDINSGPYDDFIQTDAAINRGNSGGPLFNSAGEVIGINTAIISPSGGSIGIGFSIPSQLASGVVDQLRQFGETRRGWLGVRIQPVTDDIAESLGMATAKGALVAGVIKGGPVDNGTILAGDVIIKFDGKDIHEMRDLPRVVAESPVGKAVDVIIVRKGVEQTVKVTLGRLEDGEKLASGEDGSTDQDSGDKAPAVSTASVLGMTIGELNDETRTKFGIAADVSGVVITDVTKDSAAAERGIQPGEVITEIAQESVATPKDVMDRIGALKEQGRKNALLMLASKTGELRFVTIRMD is encoded by the coding sequence ATGACACCCAACACCCTTCTGCGCGTGGCCAGGCGGACGCTTGTCGCCGGCGCAGCGGCGCTGCTCGTCGGCACCCTCGTTGTCCCGTCCACCGTCACGCCGACCGTCGCCGCCGACGGACCGGCTTCGGTCGCCGACCTCGCGCAAGGTCTGCTGGGCGCCGTCGTCAACATCTCGACCTCGCAGACGGTGAAGGGCACGGAGGGACCCGGCGCGGTGCCGATGCCGCAATTGCCCGAGGGTTCGCCGTTCCAGGATTTCTTCGACGACTTCTTCAAGAACCGCGGCGGCGACAAGGGCGGCGGCGGCCAGAAGGTGCAGTCGCTGGGCTCCGGCTTCGTCATCGATGCCGAGCAAGGCATCGTGGTGACCAACAACCACGTCATCGCCGACGCCGACGACATCGAGGTGAACTTCTCGGACGGCGTGACGCTGAAGGCGACGCTGGTCGGCACCGACACCAAGACCGACGTCGCCGTGCTCAAGGTCGATCCGAAGGGCCACAAGCTGACGGCGGTGAAGTTCGGCGATTCCACCAAGATGCGCGTCGGCGACTGGGTGATGGCGATCGGCAATCCGTTCGGCCTTGGCGGCACGGTGACGGTCGGCATCGTCTCGGCGCGCAACCGCGACATCAATTCCGGCCCCTATGACGACTTCATCCAGACCGATGCAGCGATCAACCGCGGCAATTCCGGCGGGCCGCTGTTCAACAGCGCCGGCGAGGTCATCGGCATCAACACGGCGATCATCTCGCCGTCGGGCGGCTCGATCGGCATCGGCTTCTCCATCCCCTCGCAACTCGCCTCGGGCGTCGTCGACCAGCTTCGCCAGTTCGGCGAAACGCGGCGCGGCTGGCTTGGCGTGCGCATCCAGCCGGTGACGGATGACATCGCCGAAAGCCTCGGCATGGCGACAGCCAAGGGCGCGCTGGTGGCCGGCGTCATCAAGGGCGGACCGGTCGACAACGGCACGATCCTGGCCGGCGACGTCATCATCAAGTTCGACGGCAAGGACATCCACGAGATGCGCGACCTGCCGCGCGTCGTCGCCGAAAGCCCGGTCGGCAAAGCGGTGGACGTGATCATCGTGCGCAAGGGTGTCGAGCAGACGGTGAAGGTGACGCTCGGCCGGCTCGAGGACGGCGAAAAGCTGGCGAGCGGCGAAGACGGCAGCACCGACCAGGACAGTGGCGACAAGGCGCCGGCGGTCTCGACGGCCTCCGTGCTCGGCATGACGATCGGCGAGCTCAACGACGAGACGCGGACCAAGTTCGGCATCGCCGCCGATGTCTCCGGCGTCGTCATCACCGACGTCACCAAGGATTCGGCCGCGGCCGAGCGCGGCATCCAACCCGGCGAGGTGATCACCGAGATCGCGCAGGAATCGGTTGCGACGCCGAAAGACGTTATGGACCGGATCGGCGCGCTGAAGGAGCAGGGACGCAAGAATGCATTGCTGATGCTGGCGTCGAAGACGGGTGAGTTGCGGTTCGTGACAATCCGGATGGATTGA
- a CDS encoding GGDEF domain-containing protein, which produces MRFHKAESAFFVFIFVILAAGLVTLHAYGLLQAIATDLDTASRIEKIRYLNRLLFATGVLLATALFFGVFFIYPLIRRQATEEGKLRAMTVSLSARSETLEHAALTDGLTGMQNRRYFDDALKEYLEEFRRIEKPVGLMILDLDHFKQVNDTHGHDVGDEVLRAVAGCLKGMTRYHDVVARLGGEEFAVVTPNMDAELLAKFAERIRKAIANMSVLSGNVRLKITTSVGLAVWDRKETAEDFYRRADRQLYEAKRQGRNRVCA; this is translated from the coding sequence ATGCGTTTCCATAAGGCGGAATCCGCTTTTTTCGTCTTTATTTTCGTGATCCTGGCCGCCGGCCTGGTGACGCTGCACGCCTATGGTCTCCTGCAAGCCATCGCCACCGACCTGGATACGGCTTCCCGCATCGAAAAGATCAGGTATCTCAACAGACTGCTGTTCGCGACCGGCGTGCTGCTGGCGACCGCGCTGTTCTTCGGCGTGTTCTTCATCTATCCGCTGATCCGCCGGCAGGCGACGGAAGAAGGCAAGTTGCGCGCCATGACGGTCTCGCTCAGCGCGCGTTCGGAAACGCTGGAGCACGCGGCCCTGACCGACGGGCTGACCGGCATGCAGAACCGGCGCTATTTCGACGACGCGCTGAAGGAATATCTCGAGGAGTTCCGCCGCATCGAAAAGCCGGTCGGGCTGATGATCCTCGATCTCGACCATTTCAAACAGGTCAACGACACGCATGGCCACGATGTCGGCGACGAGGTGCTGAGGGCGGTCGCCGGCTGCCTGAAAGGCATGACGCGCTATCACGATGTGGTGGCGCGGCTCGGCGGCGAGGAGTTCGCCGTGGTGACGCCGAACATGGACGCCGAACTGCTGGCCAAATTCGCCGAGCGCATCCGCAAGGCGATCGCCAACATGTCGGTGCTGTCGGGCAATGTGCGCCTGAAGATCACCACCAGCGTCGGTCTCGCCGTCTGGGACCGCAAGGAAACGGCCGAGGACTTTTATCGTCGCGCCGACCGCCAGCTCTATGAGGCGAAGAGGCAGGGACGCAACCGCGTCTGCGCCTAA
- a CDS encoding ATP-binding protein has protein sequence MFVEREASVGEAISQERRNREQNDKRILGNVVQCDGARATISAYADDVEGTVTGLWTVGKMISINLGSTRTVGLVYEIGKSDRAWSNEGQNPIEVSIELIGEVRDGPEPGAKPVFDRGITTYPHIGAIAHRIRSRDLQAVYDLAGRHSITIGTLSQDEAIDANIAIDDVLARHFAIVGTTGVGKSTAVSLLLRKSIEARPDLRILILDPHNEFAASLPEYCVRVDSKTLDLPFWMFRLEEFAEVLFRGRETEPEEVDVLRDLIPAAKNLYRNPGSGTYLRRGSDALTADTPVPYRIADLIKQIDERMGMLESKNDRPTLKSLKTRIESAASDPRYRFMFNSRLIEDTIHETIGNIFRVPNHGRPVTCFEMAGMPSEVVNSVCSVLARLAFDLALWSEGRLRLLLLCEEAHRYMPADPRLGFAPTRHALSRIAKEGRKYGCYLGVVTQRPGELDPTILSQCSTFFAMRLANEQDQAIIRSAIADSSASTLAFLSSMGQREAIAFGEGVATTMRLKFEKLAQELIPGTGTREKAVPSETGEDVDLAAIVERLRNVPKPQQQMAFAEVVDTARQAGDPDYRKPAAPRMQPDEDFDTRYGLKPATFGMRPQND, from the coding sequence ATGTTTGTCGAACGCGAAGCCTCCGTGGGGGAAGCGATCTCGCAGGAGCGCCGCAACAGGGAACAGAACGACAAGCGCATTCTCGGCAATGTCGTGCAATGCGACGGCGCGCGCGCCACCATCAGCGCCTACGCCGACGATGTCGAAGGCACGGTCACCGGTCTATGGACCGTCGGCAAGATGATCTCGATCAATCTCGGCTCGACGCGAACCGTCGGCCTTGTCTATGAAATCGGCAAGTCGGACCGCGCCTGGAGCAATGAGGGCCAGAACCCGATCGAGGTCAGCATCGAGCTGATCGGCGAAGTGCGTGACGGCCCAGAGCCGGGCGCCAAGCCGGTCTTCGACCGCGGCATCACCACCTATCCGCATATCGGCGCCATTGCGCACCGCATCCGCAGCCGCGACCTGCAGGCTGTCTACGACCTTGCCGGGCGGCATTCGATTACCATCGGCACGCTCTCGCAGGACGAGGCGATCGACGCCAACATCGCCATCGACGATGTGCTGGCGCGCCACTTTGCCATCGTCGGCACCACCGGCGTCGGCAAGTCCACAGCCGTGTCGCTGCTCTTGCGCAAGTCGATCGAGGCTCGGCCCGATCTGCGCATCCTCATCCTCGACCCGCACAACGAGTTCGCCGCCTCGTTGCCCGAATATTGCGTCAGGGTCGATTCCAAGACGCTGGACCTGCCCTTTTGGATGTTCAGGCTGGAAGAGTTCGCCGAGGTGCTGTTTCGCGGGCGCGAGACGGAGCCTGAGGAAGTCGATGTGCTGCGCGATCTCATCCCCGCCGCCAAGAACCTCTATCGCAACCCCGGTTCCGGCACCTATCTGAGGCGCGGCAGCGACGCGCTGACGGCCGATACGCCGGTGCCCTACCGCATCGCCGATCTCATCAAGCAGATCGACGAGCGCATGGGCATGCTCGAGAGCAAGAACGACCGTCCGACGCTGAAATCGCTGAAGACGCGCATCGAATCGGCGGCGTCCGATCCCCGCTACCGTTTCATGTTCAACTCGCGCCTGATCGAGGACACGATCCACGAGACGATCGGCAATATCTTCCGCGTGCCGAACCATGGCCGTCCGGTGACCTGCTTCGAGATGGCCGGCATGCCATCCGAAGTGGTCAATTCCGTCTGCTCGGTGCTGGCGCGCCTGGCTTTCGACCTCGCTTTGTGGAGCGAGGGGCGGCTGCGGCTGCTGCTGCTGTGCGAGGAAGCGCATCGCTACATGCCGGCCGATCCCCGGCTCGGTTTCGCGCCGACCAGGCACGCACTGTCGCGCATCGCCAAGGAGGGCCGCAAATACGGCTGCTATCTCGGCGTCGTCACCCAGCGCCCGGGCGAGCTCGACCCGACCATCCTGTCGCAATGCTCGACCTTCTTCGCCATGCGGCTGGCCAACGAGCAGGACCAGGCGATCATCCGTTCGGCGATCGCCGATTCCTCGGCCTCGACGCTGGCCTTCCTGTCTTCGATGGGCCAGCGCGAAGCCATTGCCTTCGGCGAGGGCGTGGCGACGACCATGCGATTGAAGTTCGAGAAATTGGCGCAGGAGCTCATTCCGGGCACCGGCACGCGCGAAAAAGCGGTGCCGTCCGAAACCGGCGAAGACGTCGATCTCGCCGCCATCGTCGAGCGGCTGCGCAACGTGCCGAAGCCGCAGCAGCAGATGGCCTTCGCCGAGGTCGTCGACACGGCCCGCCAGGCCGGCGACCCGGACTATCGCAAGCCAGCCGCCCCGCGCATGCAGCCGGACGAGGACTTCGACACGCGCTACGGCCTCAAACCCGCAACCTTCGGCATGCGCCCACAGAACGATTGA
- a CDS encoding DUF4424 domain-containing protein, with protein sequence MFRTILTAALALSAAPAFANDSIAELGTGGLILSRSDAVAMESEDLFISQEKVTVDYVFRNNTDKDVDAIVAFPMPDIEGDPNEMPAIPEAQSDNFLGFEVTIDGVDAKPQLEQRAFALGIDISADLKAQNVPLYPFGDAAKAALAKLPKAIAEDWENRGIIIEDTADDGSGMQTAYAPFWQLRSTYWWRSTFPASKAVHVSHRYKPSVGGTSSVSFFYDGQFQGQYATYKTRYCMDEGFENAVRKAAKDNPDGYPQYFESRIAYILTTGGNWASGSIGDFKLTIDKGSPKNLVSFCGDNVRKVGPTTFEMTAKDFYPEHDIDILLLEPSDDASGGDSGNGG encoded by the coding sequence ATGTTCCGCACCATCCTGACCGCAGCGCTGGCTTTATCGGCCGCGCCGGCGTTCGCCAACGATTCGATTGCCGAGCTTGGAACCGGCGGACTGATCCTGTCGCGTAGCGATGCCGTCGCCATGGAGAGCGAGGACCTCTTCATCTCGCAGGAAAAGGTGACGGTCGACTATGTCTTCCGCAACAACACCGACAAGGATGTCGACGCCATCGTTGCCTTCCCGATGCCCGACATCGAAGGCGACCCGAACGAGATGCCGGCGATCCCCGAGGCGCAGAGCGACAATTTCCTCGGCTTCGAGGTGACGATCGACGGCGTCGATGCAAAACCGCAGCTCGAACAGCGGGCCTTTGCGCTGGGCATCGACATCAGCGCCGATCTCAAGGCGCAGAACGTGCCGCTCTATCCGTTCGGCGACGCCGCCAAGGCGGCGCTGGCGAAACTGCCGAAGGCGATCGCCGAGGATTGGGAGAACCGCGGCATCATCATCGAGGATACCGCCGACGACGGCTCAGGCATGCAGACCGCCTACGCGCCGTTCTGGCAATTGCGCTCGACCTATTGGTGGCGCTCGACCTTTCCGGCCAGCAAGGCGGTGCATGTCTCGCACCGCTACAAGCCGAGCGTCGGCGGGACCTCTTCGGTCAGCTTCTTCTATGACGGCCAGTTCCAGGGCCAGTATGCGACCTACAAGACCCGCTACTGCATGGACGAAGGCTTCGAGAACGCCGTGCGTAAGGCAGCCAAGGACAATCCCGACGGCTACCCGCAATATTTCGAAAGCAGGATCGCCTATATCCTGACCACGGGGGGCAACTGGGCCTCGGGCAGTATCGGCGATTTCAAGCTGACGATCGACAAGGGCAGCCCGAAGAACCTAGTCTCCTTCTGCGGCGACAATGTCCGGAAGGTCGGACCGACGACTTTCGAGATGACGGCCAAGGACTTCTATCCCGAGCACGACATCGACATCCTTCTGCTCGAGCCGTCGGACGACGCGAGCGGCGGCGACAGCGGGAATGGCGGCTGA
- the hflK gene encoding FtsH protease activity modulator HflK translates to MPWNDKSGGGGPWGGGGNQGPWGQGPKGPSGPQGSPPDLEDIIRRGQDRLRRALPGGGGASPAVFGLIAAALVVLWAFKAVYTVQPDEVAVELRFGQPKAELSQPGLHFHWWPVETVETANIAEQLVDIGGGASGSNSSGLMLSGDQNIVNVQFSVAYQVSDPKAYLFDVSDPDGMLRQVAESAMREAVGRRPAQDIFRDDRQGIAASVREIIQTTLDGYKAGLNVNAVSIEDAAPPREVADAFDEVQRAEQDEDKFVEQANQYSNQKLGQARGAAAQIREDAAAYKNRVVQEAEGEAQRFISVYDEYAKAPEVTRKRLYLETMERVLKNSNKVIVEQGNGQGVVPYLPLPALQQKAPAPGTFGATTGGNQ, encoded by the coding sequence ATGCCCTGGAACGACAAGAGCGGTGGCGGCGGCCCATGGGGCGGCGGCGGCAATCAGGGTCCCTGGGGGCAGGGGCCCAAGGGGCCCAGCGGCCCGCAGGGCTCACCTCCCGATCTGGAAGACATCATCCGCCGCGGCCAGGACAGATTGCGGCGTGCCCTGCCGGGCGGCGGCGGCGCCAGCCCCGCCGTATTCGGACTGATCGCAGCGGCGCTCGTCGTGCTGTGGGCGTTCAAGGCGGTCTACACCGTGCAGCCCGACGAGGTAGCGGTCGAGCTGCGCTTCGGCCAGCCGAAGGCAGAGCTGTCGCAGCCCGGCCTGCATTTCCACTGGTGGCCGGTCGAGACCGTCGAGACCGCCAACATCGCCGAGCAACTCGTCGATATCGGCGGCGGCGCGAGCGGCAGCAACAGTTCCGGGCTGATGCTCTCGGGCGACCAGAACATCGTCAACGTGCAATTCTCCGTCGCCTACCAGGTCTCCGACCCGAAAGCCTATCTGTTCGACGTGTCGGATCCGGACGGCATGCTGAGGCAGGTCGCCGAAAGCGCCATGCGTGAAGCCGTCGGCCGGCGGCCGGCGCAGGACATCTTCCGCGACGATCGCCAGGGCATTGCCGCCTCGGTGCGCGAGATCATCCAGACGACGCTGGATGGCTACAAGGCCGGCCTCAACGTCAACGCGGTCTCGATCGAGGATGCGGCGCCGCCGCGCGAAGTGGCCGACGCCTTCGACGAGGTGCAGCGCGCCGAGCAGGACGAGGACAAGTTCGTCGAGCAGGCCAACCAGTATTCCAACCAGAAACTCGGCCAGGCACGCGGCGCGGCCGCTCAGATCCGCGAGGACGCGGCAGCCTACAAGAACCGCGTCGTGCAGGAGGCCGAGGGTGAGGCGCAGCGCTTCATCTCGGTCTATGACGAATATGCCAAGGCGCCCGAGGTGACGCGCAAGCGGCTTTACCTGGAAACGATGGAGAGGGTGCTGAAGAATTCGAACAAGGTGATCGTCGAGCAAGGCAACGGACAAGGGGTCGTTCCCTACCTGCCGCTGCCGGCACTGCAGCAGAAAGCGCCGGCGCCGGGCACCTTTGGCGCCACGACGGGAGGAAACCAGTGA
- a CDS encoding GNAT family N-acetyltransferase — protein sequence MTPIRTERLILRNWEDRDRELFHRINSDERVMEFFPFRRDRAETDAKMDEFRGWIAEDGFGFAAAEIAATGECIGFVGLLETAHVPSMPSDTVEIGWRLAPEFWGKGYVTEAPEAWLAFGFETLDRDEIVSFAVAANRRSTAVMERLGMSPDPARDFDHPSIPDSHPHLKRHVLYALSRKDWRARKRAAR from the coding sequence GTGACGCCGATCCGCACCGAGCGCCTTATCCTGCGCAACTGGGAGGACCGCGATCGCGAGCTCTTCCATCGCATCAATTCGGACGAGCGCGTGATGGAGTTCTTTCCGTTCCGCCGCGACCGCGCCGAGACGGATGCCAAGATGGACGAATTTCGGGGCTGGATCGCCGAGGACGGCTTTGGTTTTGCCGCCGCCGAGATTGCTGCTACGGGCGAATGCATTGGCTTTGTCGGCCTCTTGGAGACCGCTCACGTGCCGTCCATGCCTTCCGATACGGTCGAGATCGGCTGGCGGCTGGCGCCGGAATTCTGGGGCAAGGGCTATGTCACCGAGGCCCCCGAAGCCTGGCTCGCCTTTGGCTTCGAAACGCTTGACCGCGACGAAATCGTCTCCTTCGCCGTCGCGGCCAACCGCCGCTCGACGGCCGTCATGGAGCGTCTTGGCATGAGCCCTGACCCGGCTCGCGATTTCGACCACCCATCCATCCCTGACAGCCACCCGCATCTCAAGCGACATGTCCTGTACGCTCTGTCGCGCAAGGACTGGCGGGCACGAAAAAGGGCGGCTCGCTAG
- a CDS encoding DUF2065 domain-containing protein: MQDFLAAIGLVLVVEGLVYGGFPGLAKKLATEVLSMPETALRIAGLAAIAIGVGIVWLVRG, from the coding sequence GTGCAGGATTTTCTTGCGGCAATAGGCCTGGTCCTCGTCGTCGAGGGCCTGGTCTATGGCGGGTTTCCTGGCTTGGCCAAGAAACTCGCCACCGAAGTCCTGTCGATGCCGGAGACGGCGCTGCGTATCGCCGGGCTGGCGGCGATCGCCATCGGTGTCGGCATCGTCTGGCTGGTGCGCGGCTGA